The proteins below come from a single Miscanthus floridulus cultivar M001 chromosome 1, ASM1932011v1, whole genome shotgun sequence genomic window:
- the LOC136460498 gene encoding uncharacterized protein, with protein MESLGVLLLRPLDTYLEQELDRRCRLLRLWDAPHDSRGEFTPRRSGPWSPALAAAPAATRSSSTRSRGSRSSRATPSASTTSTSPGAASAGSGSPTPPTCTPTTSRTLPWASPSTLPAGSHTPTAKSAPACGRPTMATMVSPISGRPLERHDTLSQRKTCVLPDAHLRLLHNLALGSCGSSLIEYLGSLLKMRILVVAPLVVGLPLPELVQSPPPPPLCARPPGSIVGPVASSLRSPPGSISGPAASSLWLSAQPVRRRSHDLLLAPAVARQPNSCSAVALQLDSVAAQIRPTPAPSQVPSPPLPTPVQLLCHPTPPSPPPNSSDAAQHCCRHYCAIGAPALTVQHATLNCDCE; from the exons ATGGAATCCTTGGGCGTGCTGCTCCTGCGCCCGCTGGACACGTACCTGGAGCAGGAGCTGgaccgccgctgccgcctcctGCGCCTCTGGGATGCCCCGCATGACAGCCGTGGCGAATTCACGCCTCGTCGATCCGGGCCGTGGTCACCGGCGCTggcagcggcgccggcggcgacgcGGAGCTCATCGACGCGCTCCCGCGGCTCGAGATCATCGCGTGCCACGCCGTCGGCTTCGACCACGTCGACCTCACCAGGTGCCGCGAGCGCGGGGTCCGGGTCACCAACACCCCCGACGTGCACACCGACGACGTCGCGGACCTTGCCGTGGGCCTCGCCATCGACGCTCCCCGCAGGATCCCACACGCCGACCGCTAAGTCCGCGCCGGCCTGTGGAAGGCCAACAATGGCTACTATGGTCTCACCAATCAG TGGTAGGCCTCTTGAGAGGCATGATACCCTCAGCCAGAGAAAGACATGCGTCCTCCCTGATGCCCACTTAAGGTTGCTTCATAATCTTGCCCTTGGTAGTTGTGGAAGTTCATTGATCGAGTATCTTGGTTCgctcttgaagatgaggattcttgtggtggcgCCTCTAGTAGTGGGGCTTCCACTG CCTGAGCTAgtccagtcaccgccgccgcctcctctctgCGCCCGCCCGCCTGGCTCCATCGTAGGCCCCGTCGCCTCCTCTCTGCGCTCGCCCCCCGGCTCCATCTCAGGTCCCGCTGCCTCCTCTCTGTGGCTGTCTGCCCAGCCGGTCCGTCGCAGGTCCCACGACCTCCTCTTAGCACCCGCTGTCGCCCGCCAGCCCAACTCCTGCTCTGCCGTCGCCCTCCAACTCGACTCCGTCGCCGCCCAAATCCGCCCAACTCCAGCTCCGTCGCAAGTCCCGTCGCCTCCTCTACCCACGCCCGTCCAACTCCTCTGCCATCCaactccgccgtcgccgccgcctaaCTCCTCCGACGCCGCCCAACACTGCTGTCGCCACTACTGCGCAATTGGTGCCCCAGCCCTCACCGTGCAGCACGCGACCCTCAATTGCGACTGTGAGTGA
- the LOC136537904 gene encoding uncharacterized protein isoform X1 has translation MRITPHPNSLHVPTQAALHSSTDFIVSSQRPPPESRPPQLLLPPNPRATARYCLAADGLAAAEFSSAGELGRTGRPYPRFRQIRPPRRLSSRCTRPRPRLPLAAVLTLLLYYHRHLLGPMLVFVVLFLILPVAPPHPLHAPRARDGRRRRGPRAPPGPRARRACRPPPPLLPPQAEICGAGEEGHGGGQGRRARLPPHGARALCARRLPAYEEFKHIMLVLIYDKDDQSSPVFNEWSIKKRFELAGLLSSILRAHLEAYDPILSLTLRYLISIHKAFCKRQGISFSSPISDLTERLLFEDRDPPVVPQECLLEAPPFDEVDVQTLAHAVELTRQGAVDSLKFAKGNLYQAFQNELCRMKLDLTLLDKLVHEYCVYRGIVEGSSHVLSGTADLKCKQNNDVNNETQLECEMTNSQNGHCSISSITRDDSWSRRLHRVRNSTSGQRRRKRWRGRLDDLDYACDTLLDSSKHDSLSPTLDMDEDTMVEKQDLVVNFNLSDNIHMEDQKYEIILEMRDLTRKGMASKVVEEISCIDPDFFQQNPILLFQLKQVEFLKLVAAGDHVSALKVASTHLGPLAANNEALLKPLKETLVTLIQPNEDVFMNALSLPVLASSLQVAMSRRLGIEEPQLMKLVRTTIHTHTEWFKLQMCKDRFENFLKIDSLKEVDPSLGSHSMSKVFTDECGNGSSQITTCSSGKVPDEGSSPQVSSEVSCDENAILKVMEFLALPRADAIQLLMQYNGNAETVIQQIFQ, from the exons ATGCGTATCACACCTCACCCCAATTCGCTACACGTACCCACGCAAGCTGCCCTCCACAGCTCCACCGACTTCATCGTGTCGTCTCAACGACCTCCACCCGAGTCCCGACCACCCCAACTGCTCCTCCCCCCTAATCCCCGCGCCACCGCCCGCTACTGCCTCGCCGCCGATGGACTGGCCGCAGCCGAATTCTCCTCCGCCGGTGAACTGGGACGCACTGGACGTCCTTATCCTCGATTTCGCCAGATCCGACCGCCTCGTCGCCTGTCCTCCCGCTgcacccgcccccgcccccgcctcccCCTCGCCGCCGTCCTCACCCTCCTCCTCTACTACCACCGTCACCTCCTCGGCCCCATGCTCGTCTTCGTCGTCCTCTTCCTCATCCTACCGGTCGCGCCTCCTCATCCGCTGCACGCGCCGCGCGCTCGAGATGGGAGACGTCGACGCGGCCCTCGCGCTCCTCCGGGCCCACGCGCCCGCCGCGCTTGCCGACCACCgcctcctcttctacctccaCAAGCAG AGATTTGTGGAGCTGGTGAGGAGGGGCACGGAGGCGGACAGGGACGCCGCGCTCGACTGCCTCCGCACGGCGCTCGCGCCCTGTGCGCTCGACGCCTACCCG CTTATGAGGAGTTCAAGCATATAATGCTTGTGTTGATATATGacaaagatgatcaatcttccccAGTTTTTAATGAG TGGTCTATAAAGAAGAGGTTTGAACTTGCTGGTCTACTATCATCTATACTAAGAGCTCATTTAGAAGCTTATGATCCTATTCTATCGCTGACGTTAAGATACTTAATAAG CATTCACAAGGCATTTTGCAAGCGCCAAGGAATTTCATTTTCATCACCTATATCTGATCTCACTGAGCGGCTGCTATTTGAGGATCGTGATCCCCCTGTGGTTCCTCAGGAATGCTTACTCGAAGCACCACCATTTGATGAG GTTGATGTTCAAACCCTGGCGCATGCTGTGGAGTTGACAAGACAAGGCGCTGTGGATAGCTTGAAGTTCGCAAAAGGAAATTTATACCAAGCATTTCAG AACGAATTGTGTCGGATGAAGCTGGACCTGACACTTCTGGATAAACTTGTACACGAGTATTGTGTATACAGGGGAATAGTTGAAGGCAGTTCGCATGTTCTTTCTG GAACTGCTGACTTGAAATGTAAACAAAATAATGATGTTAATAACGAAACACAGCTTGAGTGTGAAATGACCAACAGTCAGAATGGACATTGTAGCATCAGCAGTATCACTCGCGATGATTCTTGGTCCAGGAGGTTACATAGGGTTAGAAATAGTACGTCTGGGCAGCGAAGACGAAAGAGATGGAGAGGACGGCTAGATGATCTTGATTATGCTTGTGACACGTTGTTGGATTCCAGTAAGCATGATAGTTTGTCTCCTACCCTTGATATGGACGAAGATACTATGGTAGAAAAACAG GATTTGGTGGTAAATTTTAATTTGTCTGATAATATACACATGGAAGACCAGAAATATGAAATTATTTTGGAAATGCGGGACCTCACGCGAAAAGGGATGGCTTCCAAAGTTGTGGAGGAAATAAGCTGTATAGATCCTGATTTCTTTCAACAGAACCCTATTCTTCTGTTTCAGCTGAAACAG GTTGAATTTCTTAAGCTGGTAGCTGCTGGTGATCATGTATCTGCTCTCAAGGTTGCATCCACTCATCTGGGACCACTTGCTGCCAATAACGAAGCTCTACTGAAGCCCTTGAAGGAAACTTTGGTGACACTAATTCAACCCAATGAAGATGTATTCATGAATGCATTATCATTGCCAGTACTTGCCAGTTCTCTCCAG GTTGCAATGAGCAGAAGGCTTGGTATTGAAGAGCCTCAGCTAATGAAGCTAGTCAGAACAACAATCCATACACACACTGAATGGTTTAAGCTTCAGATGTGCAAGGACCGTTTTGAGAACTTTTTGAAGATTGATTCTCTGAAAGAGGTTGATCCATCATTGGGGAGTCACAGTATGTCCAAGGTCTTTACAGATGAATGTGGAAATGGATCATCTCAAATCACAACATGTTCAAGTGGCAAGGTGCCAGATGAAGGTAGTAGCCCTCAAGTCTCATCAGAAGTTTCCTGTGATGAAAATGCTATACTGAAGGTTATG GAATTCCTTGCGTTGCCAAGGGCGGACGCTATCCAACTCCTCATGCAGTACAATGGAAATGCAGAGACAGTCATCCAACagatcttccaatag
- the LOC136537904 gene encoding uncharacterized protein isoform X2 produces the protein MDWPQPNSPPPVNWDALDVLILDFARSDRLVACPPAAPAPAPASPSPPSSPSSSTTTVTSSAPCSSSSSSSSSYRSRLLIRCTRRALEMGDVDAALALLRAHAPAALADHRLLFYLHKQRFVELVRRGTEADRDAALDCLRTALAPCALDAYPEAYEEFKHIMLVLIYDKDDQSSPVFNEWSIKKRFELAGLLSSILRAHLEAYDPILSLTLRYLISIHKAFCKRQGISFSSPISDLTERLLFEDRDPPVVPQECLLEAPPFDEVDVQTLAHAVELTRQGAVDSLKFAKGNLYQAFQNELCRMKLDLTLLDKLVHEYCVYRGIVEGSSHVLSGTADLKCKQNNDVNNETQLECEMTNSQNGHCSISSITRDDSWSRRLHRVRNSTSGQRRRKRWRGRLDDLDYACDTLLDSSKHDSLSPTLDMDEDTMVEKQDLVVNFNLSDNIHMEDQKYEIILEMRDLTRKGMASKVVEEISCIDPDFFQQNPILLFQLKQVEFLKLVAAGDHVSALKVASTHLGPLAANNEALLKPLKETLVTLIQPNEDVFMNALSLPVLASSLQVAMSRRLGIEEPQLMKLVRTTIHTHTEWFKLQMCKDRFENFLKIDSLKEVDPSLGSHSMSKVFTDECGNGSSQITTCSSGKVPDEGSSPQVSSEVSCDENAILKVMEFLALPRADAIQLLMQYNGNAETVIQQIFQ, from the exons ATGGACTGGCCGCAGCCGAATTCTCCTCCGCCGGTGAACTGGGACGCACTGGACGTCCTTATCCTCGATTTCGCCAGATCCGACCGCCTCGTCGCCTGTCCTCCCGCTgcacccgcccccgcccccgcctcccCCTCGCCGCCGTCCTCACCCTCCTCCTCTACTACCACCGTCACCTCCTCGGCCCCATGCTCGTCTTCGTCGTCCTCTTCCTCATCCTACCGGTCGCGCCTCCTCATCCGCTGCACGCGCCGCGCGCTCGAGATGGGAGACGTCGACGCGGCCCTCGCGCTCCTCCGGGCCCACGCGCCCGCCGCGCTTGCCGACCACCgcctcctcttctacctccaCAAGCAG AGATTTGTGGAGCTGGTGAGGAGGGGCACGGAGGCGGACAGGGACGCCGCGCTCGACTGCCTCCGCACGGCGCTCGCGCCCTGTGCGCTCGACGCCTACCCG GAAGCTTATGAGGAGTTCAAGCATATAATGCTTGTGTTGATATATGacaaagatgatcaatcttccccAGTTTTTAATGAG TGGTCTATAAAGAAGAGGTTTGAACTTGCTGGTCTACTATCATCTATACTAAGAGCTCATTTAGAAGCTTATGATCCTATTCTATCGCTGACGTTAAGATACTTAATAAG CATTCACAAGGCATTTTGCAAGCGCCAAGGAATTTCATTTTCATCACCTATATCTGATCTCACTGAGCGGCTGCTATTTGAGGATCGTGATCCCCCTGTGGTTCCTCAGGAATGCTTACTCGAAGCACCACCATTTGATGAG GTTGATGTTCAAACCCTGGCGCATGCTGTGGAGTTGACAAGACAAGGCGCTGTGGATAGCTTGAAGTTCGCAAAAGGAAATTTATACCAAGCATTTCAG AACGAATTGTGTCGGATGAAGCTGGACCTGACACTTCTGGATAAACTTGTACACGAGTATTGTGTATACAGGGGAATAGTTGAAGGCAGTTCGCATGTTCTTTCTG GAACTGCTGACTTGAAATGTAAACAAAATAATGATGTTAATAACGAAACACAGCTTGAGTGTGAAATGACCAACAGTCAGAATGGACATTGTAGCATCAGCAGTATCACTCGCGATGATTCTTGGTCCAGGAGGTTACATAGGGTTAGAAATAGTACGTCTGGGCAGCGAAGACGAAAGAGATGGAGAGGACGGCTAGATGATCTTGATTATGCTTGTGACACGTTGTTGGATTCCAGTAAGCATGATAGTTTGTCTCCTACCCTTGATATGGACGAAGATACTATGGTAGAAAAACAG GATTTGGTGGTAAATTTTAATTTGTCTGATAATATACACATGGAAGACCAGAAATATGAAATTATTTTGGAAATGCGGGACCTCACGCGAAAAGGGATGGCTTCCAAAGTTGTGGAGGAAATAAGCTGTATAGATCCTGATTTCTTTCAACAGAACCCTATTCTTCTGTTTCAGCTGAAACAG GTTGAATTTCTTAAGCTGGTAGCTGCTGGTGATCATGTATCTGCTCTCAAGGTTGCATCCACTCATCTGGGACCACTTGCTGCCAATAACGAAGCTCTACTGAAGCCCTTGAAGGAAACTTTGGTGACACTAATTCAACCCAATGAAGATGTATTCATGAATGCATTATCATTGCCAGTACTTGCCAGTTCTCTCCAG GTTGCAATGAGCAGAAGGCTTGGTATTGAAGAGCCTCAGCTAATGAAGCTAGTCAGAACAACAATCCATACACACACTGAATGGTTTAAGCTTCAGATGTGCAAGGACCGTTTTGAGAACTTTTTGAAGATTGATTCTCTGAAAGAGGTTGATCCATCATTGGGGAGTCACAGTATGTCCAAGGTCTTTACAGATGAATGTGGAAATGGATCATCTCAAATCACAACATGTTCAAGTGGCAAGGTGCCAGATGAAGGTAGTAGCCCTCAAGTCTCATCAGAAGTTTCCTGTGATGAAAATGCTATACTGAAGGTTATG GAATTCCTTGCGTTGCCAAGGGCGGACGCTATCCAACTCCTCATGCAGTACAATGGAAATGCAGAGACAGTCATCCAACagatcttccaatag